From one Actinomyces sp. Marseille-P3109 genomic stretch:
- a CDS encoding PadR family transcriptional regulator produces the protein MLSDADIVVLSLLAEQSRHGYDLDRVIEQRGYRQWTSLAFSSVYYVLKRLAERGLAEPDNGPTGRRTVFRITDAGRRELSEAAGERVLTPAPPTAGVLPALNAYARLDDPGLMAALVRRAEALQERLDELCRLRAQVDEEHALAIFDYEILRQEADLTWTRTLLEENRQ, from the coding sequence ATGCTTTCCGACGCCGACATCGTTGTCCTCTCGCTCCTTGCCGAGCAGTCTCGTCACGGCTACGACCTCGACCGGGTCATCGAGCAGCGCGGCTACCGGCAGTGGACCTCTTTGGCCTTCTCCTCCGTCTACTACGTCCTCAAACGCCTGGCGGAACGGGGGCTCGCCGAGCCCGACAATGGCCCCACGGGGCGCCGCACCGTCTTCCGTATCACCGACGCTGGGCGCCGTGAGCTGAGCGAGGCCGCCGGTGAGCGCGTCCTCACCCCGGCGCCGCCCACCGCGGGCGTGCTTCCGGCGCTCAACGCCTATGCCCGGCTCGACGACCCCGGGCTCATGGCCGCGCTGGTACGGCGCGCCGAGGCGCTCCAGGAGAGGCTCGATGAGCTGTGCCGGCTGCGCGCTCAGGTCGATGAGGAGCACGCCCTGGCCATCTTCGACTACGAGATCCTGCGCCAGGAAGCGGATCTCACTTGGACCCGCACCCTTCTCGAGGAAAACAGACAATGA
- a CDS encoding amino acid permease gives MNRRHLMMISFGGVIGTGLFLSTGYTINQAGPLGTVLAYSIGALIVYLVMMCLGELSVAMPFTGAFHVYARQYLGPATGFVTAVLYWLTWTVALGSEFTGAAMIMYGWFPGVPVWVWAAIFIVLILVLNMVSVRVFAEAETLLSGIKVAAIILFIILGATAAIGLLSYEGYSSAPGLTNLYKDGLFPNGLGAVFTTILAVNFAFSGTELIGITAGEVEDPGTTIPRAIRATLARLVIFFIGSIVIIAALIPWKDAGVEESPFVTVLSRIGVPYAGDLMNIVILAAILSAANSGLYASTRMLWSLANEGTLPKVLARSNRFGVPALAMGLSMVGGLAALLTSTYAASTVYLVLVSISGLAVVLVWVVIAACHLSFRRRWLADDRSLTELDYRAPGYPWVSIAALTLSAASCLLIVFDPEQRAALGITIVFLVICYVGYWGVNRRISL, from the coding sequence ATGAACCGACGTCACCTCATGATGATCAGCTTCGGCGGGGTCATCGGGACGGGGCTGTTTCTGTCCACTGGCTACACGATCAACCAGGCAGGCCCCTTGGGAACCGTGCTGGCCTACTCGATCGGCGCCCTCATCGTCTACCTGGTCATGATGTGCCTGGGCGAGCTGAGCGTCGCGATGCCCTTCACCGGGGCCTTCCACGTCTACGCCCGCCAGTACCTGGGACCCGCCACCGGCTTCGTGACGGCCGTCCTGTACTGGCTCACGTGGACGGTGGCCCTGGGAAGCGAGTTCACCGGCGCCGCCATGATCATGTACGGCTGGTTCCCGGGCGTTCCCGTATGGGTGTGGGCGGCCATCTTCATCGTCCTGATCCTGGTGCTCAACATGGTCTCAGTCAGGGTCTTCGCCGAGGCTGAGACCCTGCTGTCGGGGATCAAGGTGGCCGCGATCATCCTGTTCATCATCCTGGGCGCGACAGCGGCAATCGGGCTGCTGTCCTATGAGGGCTACAGCTCGGCCCCGGGGCTGACGAATCTGTACAAGGACGGCCTCTTCCCCAACGGCCTCGGCGCCGTGTTCACCACGATCCTTGCAGTCAACTTCGCCTTCTCCGGTACCGAACTCATCGGTATCACGGCGGGAGAGGTGGAGGATCCGGGTACCACCATCCCTCGCGCGATCCGTGCCACGCTGGCCCGCCTGGTCATCTTCTTCATCGGCTCGATCGTCATCATCGCGGCACTGATCCCCTGGAAGGACGCCGGAGTCGAGGAGAGTCCTTTTGTGACGGTCCTGTCGAGGATCGGCGTGCCCTACGCCGGGGATCTCATGAACATCGTCATTCTTGCCGCCATCCTGTCGGCGGCCAACTCAGGGCTCTATGCCTCGACCCGTATGCTGTGGTCGCTGGCCAACGAGGGCACGTTGCCCAAGGTCCTGGCCCGTTCCAACCGGTTCGGGGTACCGGCGCTGGCCATGGGCCTGTCCATGGTCGGTGGGCTGGCGGCCCTGCTGACATCGACCTATGCCGCCTCCACGGTGTACCTGGTCCTCGTGTCCATCTCCGGACTCGCCGTGGTCCTGGTGTGGGTGGTCATCGCCGCCTGTCACTTGTCCTTCCGACGTCGTTGGCTCGCCGATGACCGCAGTCTGACGGAGCTGGACTATAGGGCTCCCGGGTACCCGTGGGTGTCGATTGCGGCGCTCACGCTGTCAGCCGCCTCCTGTCTCCTCATCGTCTTCGACCCCGAGCAGCGTGCGGCCCTGGGGATCACCATCGTCTTTCTGGTGATCTGCTACGTCGGTTACTGGGGAGTCAACCGCCGGATCAGTCTTTAG
- a CDS encoding GyrI-like domain-containing protein, translated as MRTDIKKEHKDLYQPTAADFTEVDVPAMTYLAIDGHGDPNTSPAYATAIQALYAGAYAIRSAFKKRTGDDFVVGPLEGLWTSADNSAFVTRDKGEWDWTMMIPLPDAVSSQDIVDGLGRAARKKPELPIDALKELPLSEGRSLQILHVGTYNDEAPTLARLHDEVMPRLGLTWNGPHHEIYLSDPRRVAPEKMKTVLRQPVRPESE; from the coding sequence ATGAGGACTGATATCAAGAAGGAACACAAGGACCTGTACCAGCCGACAGCGGCCGACTTCACGGAGGTGGACGTGCCGGCCATGACCTACCTGGCCATTGACGGTCACGGCGACCCCAACACCTCACCCGCCTACGCCACCGCGATCCAGGCGCTGTACGCAGGCGCCTACGCGATCCGCTCCGCCTTCAAGAAGCGCACCGGTGACGACTTCGTCGTCGGTCCCCTCGAGGGACTGTGGACGAGCGCCGACAACTCCGCCTTCGTCACCCGCGACAAGGGAGAGTGGGACTGGACCATGATGATCCCTCTGCCTGACGCGGTCTCGTCGCAGGACATCGTCGACGGTCTTGGGCGAGCCGCGCGCAAGAAGCCCGAGCTTCCCATCGATGCTCTCAAGGAGCTCCCTCTGAGCGAGGGCAGGTCGCTGCAGATTCTCCACGTGGGCACCTACAACGACGAGGCCCCCACCCTGGCCCGCCTCCACGACGAGGTCATGCCACGCCTCGGACTCACCTGGAACGGTCCCCATCACGAGATCTACCTCAGTGACCCCCGGCGAGTGGCGCCGGAGAAGATGAAGACCGTCCTGCGCCAGCCGGTGAGGCCCGAATCGGAATGA
- the mmuM gene encoding homocysteine S-methyltransferase, with the protein MRTSPVPASPCLQQTARLSDLLSLGPVVLDGAMGTELDSRGVDTRHALWSALALTAAPETVRAVHSDYLDAGARVVTTNTYQATLPALLRAGHDAAAAREIIAAGVRLADEAARRFEAKHPETQVLIAGGLGPYGAYLADGSEYTGAYDVGIPEDSGFREVHRPRIEVLAEEGVDLFALETIPRLDEAQALVAMVKDLTPQAECWVSFQVRSDGAHLAGGHPLAEAAGWAEGEETVVAVGVNCVAPDVVGRALPVLRAATAKPLVAYPNAGDLYDPVTKTWQSAGEGIGIPELAPSWIAAGARLVGGCCRTRPAQIRELAHAVCP; encoded by the coding sequence ATGCGAACGTCCCCGGTGCCTGCCTCGCCCTGCTTGCAGCAGACGGCGAGGTTATCCGATCTTCTGTCGTTGGGGCCGGTCGTTCTGGACGGGGCGATGGGCACCGAGCTGGACTCTCGTGGTGTCGACACCCGTCACGCGCTGTGGTCGGCGCTCGCACTTACCGCGGCACCCGAGACCGTGCGTGCGGTCCATTCCGACTACCTGGATGCTGGAGCCCGTGTCGTCACGACCAACACCTATCAGGCGACGCTCCCGGCACTGCTGCGGGCCGGGCATGACGCGGCTGCCGCTCGGGAGATCATCGCGGCCGGGGTCCGCCTTGCCGATGAGGCCGCCCGTCGCTTCGAGGCGAAGCATCCTGAGACGCAGGTTCTCATTGCCGGAGGGCTGGGACCCTATGGCGCCTACCTGGCCGACGGCAGTGAGTACACCGGTGCTTACGACGTCGGTATCCCTGAGGACTCCGGCTTCCGGGAGGTCCACCGGCCTCGCATCGAGGTGCTGGCTGAGGAGGGAGTCGATCTGTTCGCCCTGGAGACCATCCCGCGTCTGGACGAGGCGCAGGCACTCGTCGCCATGGTGAAGGACCTCACTCCCCAGGCCGAGTGCTGGGTCTCCTTCCAGGTGCGGTCCGACGGCGCTCATCTGGCCGGCGGACACCCACTCGCCGAGGCGGCCGGCTGGGCCGAGGGGGAGGAGACGGTCGTCGCCGTCGGCGTTAACTGTGTGGCCCCCGACGTCGTCGGCCGGGCGCTTCCCGTGCTGCGTGCGGCCACCGCCAAGCCACTGGTGGCCTATCCCAATGCCGGTGATCTCTACGACCCGGTGACCAAGACCTGGCAGTCCGCAGGCGAAGGGATCGGAATCCCGGAGCTGGCGCCCTCCTGGATCGCCGCCGGGGCCCGGCTCGTCGGCGGCTGCTGCCGCACCCGTCCGGCCCAGATCCGCGAGCTCGCCCACGCGGTCTGTCCGTAG